ACAGCGTGTGGCCCAGCAGGTCGTGCAGGTCGCGGCCGATGCGCTCGCGCTCGGCCAGTCCGGCAAGCCTGCGCACCTCGTCGTGCGACAGCCGGAGCGCGGCGTCCTTGTGCTGGCCGACGTGCTCGGCGTGGACGACCATCGCCACGATGATCGTCACCACCGGCAGCCACACCAGCGCCTGCCACGGATAGCCGATCCACAACGCGAGCGCGACGAACCCGGCGCCCAGGGCCCCGAGCACCAGCAGGTAGTCGCGCAGCGTCGCCGTGCGCCAGGTGCGCAGCATCACGCAGCCGAAGATGAAGTAGCTCATTCCCGACGGATACCAGGGCAGCAGCACGACGCTGAGCGCCACCATCGCCAGCGCGTAGCGCGGGGCCACGCGCTGCGGCTGCAGCAGCGCCATCGCGTACAGCCAGACGAACAGCGGGTATGAGGCCAGGGTCAGCAGCAGCCAGCGCAGCGTGTAGCCACCGGGCGCGAACAGCGGGGTGATGAAGACCCACAGCGTCCACATCAGGTGGACCCATTCGGTCCACTGCGGCCGTCCCAGCCGCAGCGTCGCCGCCATCAGCGAATCGGGCGCCGGCGCGAACCACGCGCGCCAGCCCCCCTGCGCCTTGCCTCGGACACCTGCCTGCAACATGGCGCGATGATGCCCCACTCAGCGCAGCTCCACCTGGTCGATGACCAGTTCGAAGCCGCCCTCGGGCAGGCCCGCGGTGATCGCCACCGCGCGCAGCGTGGCCAGGTCGGCACCGGCGAAGGCCGACAGCGGGATGCGCACCTCGCTCCACTCCGGGCCCGCGGTGAAGGACTGCATCGCGGGCATCGCCTGCGGCGACGCGCCCGAGAACAGCATCGCCTGGTAGGTCCGGCCATCGCCGCGCACCTGGAACACCAGCTCGCTGCGCGCCGAAGCGTCGACCGGCTGCATCGGCTGCGCGCCGGGATGGAACATGCTGCCGGCCCAGGGGAAGGCGAAGCCCGGGCGGATCTCACCTGAGACGCGCAGCGCACCGCGCGAGCTGGACGCCCCGCCGCTGACGGCTTCCTGGGTCGCGACCGAATGGCCACCCGCCATCGCGTCGGTGGTCACCTGCCAGCCGTGGCCGAAGCGCACGCCGGTGCCACCGTCCTCGAAGTCGGCCACCAGCGCGCCGGCGCTGATCACCGGCGCCCCCGCGGCCTGCTCTACGCGCGGGCGCGGCACGGCATGGCCATTCTTCCAGATCCCGGCGATGGCGCGCGTGTCGGCGATGTCCGCGGTGGGGTCGCCCTCGACCAGCACCAGGTCGGCGCGCAATCCGGATGCAATCCGGCCGCGATCGGCAAGCCCGAAGCGGCGCGCGGGCACCGAGGTCGCGGCGGCGAGCGCCTCTCCCGGCGTCAGGCCCGCACGCACCAGCAGGGCGAGTTCGCCGTGGATGCTGGCGCCGTGCGCGGTGCCCGGGTTGCCGGCGTCGGTGCCGGCGAGGATGTCGACGCCGGCGGCATGCAGCGCCGCGACGCTGCGCAGCGCGTTGTCGAGCGCCTCGGGACGCGGCGCACCCGGGAACGTCGCCGCCAGGCCGTCGCGCTGCCCGGCCTCGAGCCACGGCGACAGCCGCGCGTCGTCGGCCAGCGCGGCGCCGCTGCCGTCCTGGGCGAAGCCCGCGATCACCGACAGCGTCGGCGTGACAAAGGTGCCCGCCTGCTTCGCCGCGGCGACGAAGGCCGGCGAGGCGGCCGCGTCGTGGAAGACGTGCACCAGCCCGTCCGCGCCCGATCCGACCGCGTGCAGCGCATCCGCCTGCGAGGCGACGTGCACCAGGGCCAGGCGCTCCCCGGCCTGCGCGGCGGCGATCGCCGCGGCGACCTGGGCCGGCGTGATCGTCGGCAGCCGGCGCTCGGCCGAATGCGTGCTGAAGTCCTCGACGATCAGCTTGATGTAGTCCGAGCCCTCCGCCACGCGCGCGGCGACGAAGTCACCGGCATCGTCGCCGGGCGCCAGCGTCGGCACCGCGATGCCGAACTGGGTGCCGTGGCCGCCCGCGGTGGTGACCGTCGCGCCGGCCGTCCACAGGTCGGCGAGCGCGGTGGCCGCGAGCGATTCGCGCTGTGCGCGCAGCGCCGGGATGCGGTTCCAGTCACCGAACATGTCGAGCTCGGCGGTGACCCCGTAGCGCAGTGCGTCGCGCTGCGCATCGCCCCAGCTGTGGGTATGCGCGTCGATGAAGCCCGGCAGCAGCGTGCGTCCGGCGCCCTCGACGACCGCGAGGCCTTCGGGGATCGCGACTCCGGCGCCCACGGCTTCGATGCGGCCGTCGCGGACGATGACGTTCGCGTTCGGCAGCACGCGTTCGCCATCGAACACGCGCACGCCGGAGATGGCGAAGGCCGCGCTTTCGCCACCGGAAGGAAGGGTGACGGGCGCGGTGGCCGCGGATTCCGGGACCGCTGGACGCGATGGCTGCGCCCACACCACGGCGCCGGCGATGGCGACGGCGATGGCGCTGGCGGCGAGGACTTCAGGAATGCGGTTCATGGCAGGACTCCTTGGAAGGCGTGCAAATCACTCTCAGGGCGGAAGCGTCGTCGGCGTGGCGCCGGCTCAGCCACGTCGCGACAGCCGGGCGTGCGCCAGGACGAAGAACCCGATGGTCACCACCAGCAGCACGCCGACGTGCATGGCGACCGGCTGTCCGGCGTCCATCCCCACCACCTTCAGCGCCAGCTGCGCATGGTGATAGGACGGCCAGACCGGCGCCAGCCTGGCCAGCGCATCCGGAAGCGCCGAGAGCGGCAGCCACAGGCCGGACAGGAAGGACAGCGGCAGGTAGACCAGGTTGACCACCACCGGTGCCGCCGAGCCGCTGGCGAGCGTGCCGATGTACAGGCCGATGGCGCAGAATGGCAGCGCACCGGCCACGTGCACCAGCCACAGCCCCAGCCACTGCCCGGGCGCGAGCGACACGCCGGCCAGCGTGGACGCGGTCACCGCCAGCAGCAGCGACACGATCGCCGAGAACAGCAGCGCCATCGCCATCTTCGACATCAGGTAGGCGCCCGGCGGCACCGGCAGCGCGCGCTTGAGCGCGAGCAGGCCGTGGTCGCGGTCCATCGCCACGGTGACGCCGAAGCCGAACAGCGCGGCGCCCATCACGCCGAACACGCCATAGGTCGCCAGCAGGTACTGGCCGACATTGCCGCCGCGGTTCATCGCAACGCCGAACAGCAGGTAGAACATCAGCGGGAACAGCAGCGTCAGCAGCGCGAAGATCGGCGTGCGCAGCAGCCCGAGGAATTCGTACTTCGCCTCGAGCAGGCGGGCGCGCAGCAGCGAGTGCCTGCCTGTCGCCGGGGTTGCGTGGGCCAGGGTGTTCATCAAGCAGCCTCCTTCAGCGGTGCATCGCGGGTGATTTCGAGGAAGGCCTCGGCGAGGCCGGCGCGGCTGACGTCGAGGTCGGACAGCGCGGCGTCCGCGGCCAGCAGCCGGCGCACGATGTCCTCGGCGGCGCCGGCCAGCACCTCCAGCCGACCCTCCTCGCTGCTCGCCGATCGCACGCCGGGCCAGCGCGCGACCTCGGCGGCCTGCAGCACGGTGACGCAGCGGATGCGGCGCTGGTCGACGCGGGCGCGCACCTCGTCGAGGCTGCCCGCCGCGACCACGCGGCCGCCGGCCAGGACCACGACGCGGTCGGCCAGGGCTTCGGCCTCCTCCAGGTAGTGCGTGGTCAGCAGCACCGAGGTCCCGTCGGCGACCAGCGCGCGCAGTCCGCGCCACAGGCCCTGGCGCGCCTCGATGTCGAGGCCGGTGGTCGGCTCGTCGAGGAACAGCACGCGCGGGCGGCCGCAGATTGCCAGCGCGAACTGCACGCGGCGCTGCTGCCCGCCAGAGAGCCGGCCGTAGCGGCGCCCGAGCAGGCCGTCGAGTCCGGCGATCTCCACGCAAGTGGCGACGTCGAGCGGATCGGCGTAGTAGCTGCGGACCAGGTCGAGGTGCTCGGCGACCTTCAGGTTGGGGGCCAGCGCGCCGGACTGCAGCATCACGCCCACGCCCTGGCGCGCCGCAAGCTCGCGCGGATCGCGGCCGGACAGGCGTGCCTCGCCGGCATCGGGCGCGGCCAGGCCCAGCAGCAGCGAGATCGCGGTCGTCTTGCCGGCGCCGTTCGCGCCGAGCAGCGCCAGCACCTGGCCTGCGCGCAGTTCAAGGTCGACGCCATCGAGCGCGACCGACTGGCCATAGCGCTTCGTGGCGTGGTGCAGGCGCGCCAGCGGCGCGTCGAACGGATGGTCCATGGGGCGTCCTCCTCGGTGTGCCCACAGACTAGGAAGCCGCGGCCGCCGGGATCAGTCGCCGCGATCACCCATCCAACATGACAGGCGTCACGTCGCTGCACGCGGGCCCGCCGCGTGCGTTGCCGCCCGTCTCCACGCACCGGCATCGCCACGCTCAACGGCTGGGGAGGCGACCACCCCGCGCGGCGACTGCACGGGCTCCGGATCAGCCCGGCCGATGTGGAGGCCTGGCGCCGTTCGCCCTCCGCGCTGCACGGCTTCGCACGCGACCCGCTGGGGCGCTGGCCGAGCTCGCGGCGGCCATCGAGGCCCGCCTGCAACAGGGTGACCCGCCCGTGCTGGCGCACGTGGGCAGCGGCTCCGACAGCCTGCATGGTTGCCACCGTCCTTGCACTCGCGGCGATGTCGCTCGCCGTGGCCGGGCGGGTATTCGGCACCTCGGCCGGCAGCCTGGCCATCCAGGCACCGTTGGCCATCACGCCCGCCCTGTGGGCCACGGTCATGGCCTACAGTCTGGCGCTGGGCCTGCTGAGTGCACTCCTGCCGACCTGGCGCCTGGCGGGCGGGCGGCTGATCGACGCCCTGCGCGCGGACTAAAGGCCGCGCACCGGAACGCATGACACTCCTCAGGTGACACGCCGGCCGCGCGCAGCGAAAGTGGCGCGACGCCGCGACACGTGCGGTCACACTCCATCCCCTTTCCTGGTCCCATGCCGAGATGAACACAAAAGCCGACCTGCTCAAGGAACTGCGCATCGACCGCCAGCCGACGCCCCCGCCGTCGCGACGCGGCCCGTGGATCGGGCTTGCGGTGGCCGCCATGCTCGCGGCGCTCGCAGCCCTGGCCTGGGCGCTGGCTGGCGGCACGCGCGCGGTCGAGGTGCGCACCGCCGACGCGGTGGCCACCGGCGGCGGTGCGGCCGCGGCCTCCGTGCTCGACGCCAGCGGCTACGTGGTCGCGCGGCGCATGGCCACCGTGTCGTCGAAGATCACCGGCCGCGTGCGCGAGGTGCTGATCGAGGAAGGCATGGCGGTGGCCGAGGGCCAGGTGATGGCCACGCTCGATCCGATCGATGCGGACGCCCAGAACGCGCTGGCCCGCGCCCAGGTCGATGCCGCGCGCAGCCAGATCGCGGGGGTCGAAGCGCAGCTGGTCGAAGCGGAGGCGAATGCCACGCGTCTGTCGAGCCTGGTTGGACAGCAGCTGGTCTCACGCGCGCAGTACGACCAGGCCGTGGCCCAGCGCGAATCGCTGCGCGCCCAGCTCGCCACCTCACGCCGGAACGCACAGGTGGCCGGCCAGCAGCTGCGCATCAGCGGCATCGGCGTCGACAACACCGTGGTGCGCGCGCCGTTCGCCGGCGTGGTCATCGCCAAGGCGGCACAGCCGGGCGAGATCGTGTCGCCGCTGTCGGCCGGCGGCGGCTTCACCCGAACCGGTATCGGCACGATCGTCGACATGGACTCGCTCGAGGTCGAGGTCGACGTGGGCGAGGCCTACATCGGCCGCGTGCAGCCGGCGATGCCGGTCGAAGCCACGCTCAACGCCTATCCCGACTGGAAGATCCCGGCCGAGGTGATCGCGATCATCCCGACCGCCGACCGCGGCAAGGCGACGGTCAAGGTGCGCGTGGCGCTGAAGGAAAAGGACCCGCGGATCGTGCCGGACATGGGCGTCACCGTGAGCTTCCTCGAACGCGCCCCCGAGGCCGGCGAAGGCGACGACGCGCCGCGCGGCGTGCGGGTGCCGGAGGCGGCGGTCGCCGCGCGCGACGGCGGCGACGTGGTGTTCGTGGTCGCCGGCAGCGGTGGCGACGCCGTGGCCGAACGCCGCGACGTGAGCACCGGCGGCGCCGCGGGCGGCCAGCGCATCCTGCTGTCGGGCGTGGCGCCGGGCGAATCCGTTGTGCTCGATCCACCTGATGACCTGGCGGATGGTGACCAGGTCACCCTGGCTGATCGCTAGTTTCCGCCAGACACCCGCATTCGACACCTCGCCTGACCTGTAGGAGCGGCTACAGCCGCGATGGCCAGATCCCGATCGCGGCTGTAGCCGCTCCTACAACGGCGTTCGGGTCCACCGCATCCACTACTTCCACCGGAGCATCGTGATGACCACCCTGGTATCGATCCGCAACCTCACCAAGTCCTACCAGCGCGGGCCGGAGAAGGTCGACGTGCTCCACGGCCTCGACCTCGACATCGCGACCGGTGACTTCGTCGCGCTGATGGGCCCGTCGGGCTCGGGCAAGACCACGCTGCTGAACCTGATCGGTGGCCTGGACGCGCCCACCAGCGGCGAGATCGACGTCGCCGGCCAGCGCATCGACCGCATGGGCGCCGGGCAGCTCGCCGCGTGGCGCAGCCAGCACGTGGGTTACGTCTTCCAGTTCTACAACCTGATGCCGGCGCTCAGCGCGCAGAAGAACGTCGAGCTGCCGCTGCTGTTGACCAGGCTCGGCGGCGCGCAGCGCAAGCGCAATGCGCAGATCGCGCTCGAGCTGGTGGGCCTGTCCGACCGCGTCTCGCACAAGCCGGCGGAACTGTCCGGTGGCCAGCAGCAGCGCGTCGCGATCGCCCGCGCGATCGTCTCCGACCCGACGCTGCTGATCTGCGACGAGCCGACCGGCGACCTCGACCGGCAGTCGGCCGAGGAGATCCTCGGCCTGCTGCAGGAGCTCAACCGCGAGCACGGCAAGACCATCGTCATGGTCACCCACGACCCGAAGGCCGCCGAACACGCCAGCCACACCCTGCACCTGGACAAGGGCGTGCTGGTCGAACAGCAGTCGCACGCGGCCTGACCGCGCCGGCCACCCGAGGAGGTCGCCATGAAGTACTTCCATCTGGTCTGGGCGGCGCTGTTCCGGCGCAAGACCCGCACCTTCCTGACGCTGGCCTCGATCGTGGCCGCGTTCCTGCTGTTCGGCCTGCTCGACGGCATCCGCACCAGCTTCGCCCAGCTCGGGCAGAACGCGGATGGCGCGCAGCGCCTGCAGACCGCGTCGAAGCTGTCCTTCATCGAGACCTTGCCGATCTCGCTGCAGTCGCGCATCGCCACCATCGACAACATCGAGGCAGTGACCCACGCCAACTGGTTCGGCGGCGCCTACCAGGACCCGAAGAACCAGCTCTTCACCTTCGCCGTGGCGCCGAACTACCTGGAGCTCTATCCCGAGATCGCGGTCGATCCGGCCCAGCTCGAGGACTGGAAGCGCAACCGCACCGGCATGCTGGTGGGCGAGGCGATGATGAAGCGCTTCGACTGGAAAGTCGGCCAGCGCATCCCGCTTCAGTCGACCATCTATCCCAACAGCGACGGCACGCTCGACTGGGCCTTCGACATCGCCGGCGTGCTGCGCGCGAAGGAAGGCGGCGCCGGTGGCGGCTTCACCGACTCGCTGATCCTGATGCACTACGACTACTTCGAGGAGTCGTCGCCGTACATCGACGGCGACGTGGGCTGGTACATCAGCCGCGTCTCCGACGTGCGCCGCAGCGACGCCGCGGCCAAGGCGATCGACGCGCTGTCGGCCAACTCGCCGCACGAGACCAAGACCATGAGCGAGCAGGCGGCGATGGCCTCCCAGCTCAAGCAGATGGCCGACATCGGCCTGATCGTCGGCTCGATCATGGGCGCGGTGTTCTTCACCCTGCTGCTGCTGACCGGCAACACCATGGCGCAGGCGGTGCGCGAGCGCACCTCCGAACTCGCGGTGCTCAAGACCATCGGCTTCACCAGCACCAGCGTGCTGATGATGGTGCTGGCGGAATCGATGCTGATGGTGGTGATCGGCGGCGTGCTGGGACTCGGCCTGGCCGCGGTCATCGGCAAGGCGGCCACCGCCGCCAGCGGCGGACTGGTCAACCTGCCGCCGGTCGGGCTGGAGAGCTGGCTGCTGGGCCTCGCGCTGATGCTGGCGATCGGCCTCCTGGTCGGCGCCCTGCCGGCGATCCGCGCGATGCGCCTCAACATCGTCGACGCCCTCGCGGGCCGCTGACCGGAGACCTGCAGATGAACCGCATGAAGAAGATGCTTCGCGGGACCGGCCTGGTGCTGCTGCTGGCCGCCTTCCTGGCTGCCTGGATCCTGCTGCCCTGGCCGGCGCTGCTGGCGCTGGCGGTGGCCTTTGCGCTGTGGATGATCCTCACCCGCAGCGGCCGCCAGGCGGCGTCGGTGACCGGCGTGGGCGTCAGCACCCTGGGCCAGCGCGTGGGCTCCTCGTCCGTGGTGGTGATCGGCATCGCCGGCGTGGTCGGGGTGCTGGTGGCGCTGCTGGCGATGGCCGAGGGCTACCAGCACACCGTCAGCAGCAGCGGCGACGAGGAGACCGCGGTGGTGCTGCGCGGCGGCTCGTCGGCCGAGCTGATGTCGGTGATGACGCGCGACGCGATCACCGCCATCGAGCGCGCGCCGGAGATCGCCCGCGACGCATCGGGCAGGCCGCTGGCCTCGCCCGAGCTGGTGGTCGCGGCCAACCTGCCGCAGCGCGCGAATGCCGCCGAAGACGGCAGCGTGCAGCTGCGCGGCGTCGGCGACATGGCCTGGGCGGTGCGTCCGAACATCCAGCTGGTCGAAGGTCGGCGCTTCGAGCCAGGCAAGCGCGAACTGGTGGTCGGCAAGGGCGCGCGCCGCCAGTTTGCCGGACTCGAGCCCGGCGCCGAGCTGCGCCTGGGCAACCAGCCGTGGACGGTGGTCGGCGTGTTCGAGTCCGGCGACGCGATGGAGTCGGAGATCTGGGCCGACGCCGAGGTGGTCGCCACCACCTACCGCCGCGGATCCAGCCGCGCCTCGGTCTTCGCCCGCCTCACCGCGCCCTCGGCGTTCAAGGCCTTCAAGGCCACGCTCGACGCCGATCCGCGCCTGCAGGTCGAGGCGCAGACCACGCTGGCGTATTTCCAGGGCCAGTCGGCGGGCGTGTCGAAGGTGCTGCGCATCATCGGCATCGTGGTCGGCTCGATCATGGCCATCGGCGCGGTGTTCGGTGCGCTCAACACCATGTTCGCAAGCGTCGCCTCGCGTGCGCGCGAGATCGCGACGCTGCGCGCGATCGGCTTCCGCGGCATCCCCGTCGTGGTCGCGGTGATGCTGGAGACCATGCTGCTGGCCGCGCTGGGCGGTGCGCTGGGCGGGCTGCTGGCCTGGCTGGTGTTCAACGGCTACACCGCGTCGACGCTCGCCGGCGGCGTGGCCCAGCTGACCTTCGAGTTCAAGGTATCGCCGGAGCTCCTCTGGCAAGGCCTGAAGTGGGCGCTGGCGATCGGCTTTGTCGGCGGCCTGTTCCCGGCGCTGCGTGCGGCGACGATGCCGGTGACCGACGCGCTGCGCGCGGCGTGAGGCGAAACCGCTGCGGCGGTGCCGGCGGCTGCCGGCACCGCCCGACGCGGACGCCGCCTTGGATCAGGCCTGCTGCGCCACGATCCGCCGCCGCGCGCGGATGAAGCCGTCGATGGCGAACACCGCCAGGCCCAGCCATATCACCGCGAAGCCGATCGCCCGGTCGCGGCCGAAGGCTTCGCCGAACACCAGCACGCCGCACAGCAGCTGCAGCGTCGGCGCGAGGTACTGCAGCAGGCCGACGGTGGACAACGACACCTGGCGCACCGCGTAGGCGAAGCCGATCAGCGGCAGCGCGGTGAGCGCGCCACCCAGCACCAGCAGCAGGTTGGTGCCCCAGCCCCAGCGCAGGTCGCTGAAGCCGCCGTCGCCGCCCAGCTCGAGCCAGGCGAGCAGCGCCGCGGCCGGCAGCAGCAGGTACAGGTTCTCGACGCCGAGGCCGGCCACCGCGTCCACCTGGGCCTGGCGCCGGATCAGCCCGTACATCGCGAACGAGCCTGCCAGCGCCAGCGCGATCCACGGAAAGCTGCCGTAGTTGAACGTCAGCCACAGCACCCCGCAGGCCGCCAGCGCCACCGCCACCCACTGCGCCGGCACCAGCCGCTCGCGCAGGAAGACCACGCCGATCACCACGTTGAGCAGCGGATTGATGAAGTAGCCCAGGCTGCTCTCGACCACGTGCCCGGCGTTCACCGCCCAGACGTAGAGGCTCCAGTTGAAGCCGATCAGCAGGCCCGAGGCCAGCAGCATGCCGGCCAGCCGCGGCTGGGCGAAGACCGCGCGCAGCCAGCCGCGGCCGCGGGTGAGGGTGAGGAAGGCCGCGACCAGCAGCGCCGACCACAGCGCGCGGTGCAGCACCACCTGCAGCGAGGGCACGTGCTTGAGCAGGTGCCAGTACAGCGGCATCAGGCCCCAGATGATGAAGGCCCCCACCGCCATCCACAGGCCGCGGGTGCGCGCGTCCATGCTCAAGCGCGCGTCTCCGCGTCGGTCGCCGCCGCGATCGGCTCGGCCACGGTCGAGGGCGCGGGCTGCAGCGAAGCCCGGCGGCGGCGCGCGCTGGCCACGGTGATCGCCACCACGCCGGCCAGGATCACCGCCATCGCGCCGATGTCGTGGGCGCCGAAGCGCTCGCCGGCGAGCAGGGTGCCGAGCAGCACGGCGATCACCGGGTTGACGTAGGCGTAGCTGCCGAGCAGCGATGCGCGCACGTTCTGCAGCAGCCAGGCATAGGCCGAGAAGGCCACGATCGAGCCGAACACCGCGAGATAGGACACGGCCAGCCAGCCGCGCGGCGTCGGCATCGCGGTGATGCGTTCGCCCAGCAGCCAGCCCGCCACCGTCAGCAGCACGCCGCCGCAGAGCATCTGCGCGGCGGCGGCCATGAACGGCGACGGCAGCGCGCGCCCGCGGCTCCAGACCGAACCGAAGGCCCAGGCCAGCGGCGCCACCAGGAGCGCGACCAGCCCCTGCGGCGAGGCGGTGAGCGAGCTGCCAGCGTTGAGCCAGGCGACGCCGGCGAAGCCGATCGCCAGGCCGACGATCTCCAGGCGCGACGGCCGCTCGCCGCGCAGCGCCGCGAACAGGCCGATCCACAGCGGGCAGGAGGCCACCGCCACCGCGGCGAGTCCCGAGGACACCGTCTGCTGGGCGATGCACACCATGCCGTTGCCCAGGCCGAGCAGCAGCAGGCCCATGATCCAGAGGTCGCGCCACTGCGCGCGCGTCGGGGCCGGAACGCCGCGCAGGCGCAGCAGCACGTAGAGCAGCCCGCCGGCGGCAAGGAAGCGGCAGCCGGCCATCAGCAGCGGCGGCCAGCCGCCTTCCAGCGCGAAGCGGATCCCGAGGTAGGTCGAACCCCAGACGACATAGACCGCGCCCAGCGCAAGCACGACGGCCATGGGGCCGGGCGACGACGGGCGGGATCCGAGGGACGGCGAAGCGGCACCCATGCTGGCGTCCGGGCGAAGTGTGGAAGGAAAAGCGGCAGGGCCCGCAGGCGCGGGCCGGAGCGCGATTCTACGCCTGCACGGCCCCGGCACGCCCGTGCGGAAATGCCCACGGTCGCGATCGCATCACCCGCCGGGGCGGCTACCGCCGTAATGCCGCCTCCCTGTAGGAGCGGCTACAGCCGCGATCGCCTGGCGATGCCGAAGGCTGCTGGCTGGCGTGACTCCTGATCGCGGCTGTAGCCGCTCCTACAGTGGGCGGGGCGCCGGGGATCAGCGCGCCCGCGCCCGGCGCCCGGGGACGGGAGCGGCGTGGATCAGCGCGCCCAGCGGCCGGGGGCGGTGGATTCGGGCAGCACGACGCCGGACAGCTTGCGGTCGGCGTCGAGCAGGCGCACGGCATCGGCGAGGATCGCCGCGGACTCGCGCAGCAGCGGGTCCGGACGCTTCTCGGCGGCGTCCTCGCGTGCGGTGTCGGTTGCGATGTCGCGCTCGTTGGCGGTCAGGCCGTCATCGTCGGACAGCTCGGCCAGCGGATCCAGATCCAGGCCCAGGCGCTTGCGCTCGTCCTGGCGCTGCGCGCGCTTGGCCGTCTGGCGGTCACGCTCGGCGCGGCGCTCGGCCTCGTTGAGGGAGATGTACTCCTTGTCGGCCTCGGCGCGGAACTCGGCCACGTCTTCCTTCCACCACTGGAATTCGCGATCGCGCGCCACGCGCGCCGAGTGCAGCTCGTCCAGGCGCGGCAGCAGCGGCGCGAAGTTTCCGTAGCGGGTGTGCTGCACGGCCGAGATGCGGGTCCAGGGCAGCGCGTTGTCGTAGGTGCTCTCGCCGAACTCGCTGCCGTTGACGGTGGCCGGGAAGCGGATGTCCGGCACCACGCCCTTGTTCTGCGTGCTGCTGCCGCCGGGCAGGAAGAACTGCGCGATGGTCATCTTGACCTGGCCATGGCGCGTGCCTTCGTTGGCCGGCCAACGGTCGAGGTCGAACAGGTTCTGCACCGTGCCCTTGCCGAACGTGGTCTCGCCGATCACCAGCCCGCGGCCGTAGTCCTGGATGGCGCCGGCCACGATCTCCGAAGCCGAGGCCGAGGCGCGGTTGACCAGCACCGCCAGCGGGCCGTCCCAGGCCACGCCGGCCTTGCGGTCGGACTCGACGTTGACCCGGCCGCCTGACTCGCGCACCTGCACCACCGGGCCGGTGTCGATGAAGAGGCCGGTGAGCTCCACCGCCTCGTTGAGCGAACCGCCACCGTTGTTGCGCAGGTCGAGCACCACGCCGTCCATGCCCTTGCCGCGGAATTCGCCGAGGATGCGCGCGACGTCGCGGGTGGCCGAGGCGTAGTCGCCGTTGCGGCTGCGGCGGCCCTCGAAATCCTGGTAGAACGCCGGCAGCTCGATCACGCCGATCCGCCGGGCGTCGCCCGCGGGGCCGGCCGGGATGTTGATGATCTTGGACTTCGCGGCCTGCTCCTCGAGCCTCACCTTGGCGCGGGTCAGGGTGATCCGCACCGGCTCGCTGTCGAGCAGCGCCTCCACCGGCACCACGTCCAGGCGCACCTGGCTGCCCGCCTTGCCCTTGATCTTGTCGACCACGTCGTCGATGCGCCAGCCTATGACGTCCTCCATCGGCCCGCTGGTGCCCTGGCCGACGCCGACGATGCGATCGCCCGGCGTGAACTTGCCGCTGCCCGCGGCCGGACCGCCGGCGATCAGCTCGCGGATCACCACCACGTCGTCCTGGCGCTGCAGCTGGGCGCCGATGCCTTCCAGCGACAGCGACATGCTCTGGGTGAACAGGTTGGCCGTGCGCGGGTTGAAGTAGTCGGTGTGCGGATCGATCGACGCGGTATAGGCGTTGAGGAAGGTCTGGAACGCGTCTTCCTGGTTGAGCTGCGACACGCTGGTGGCCATGTTGGCGTAGCGCTTGTCGAGCGTGGCGCGGATCTCGGCCGGCGGCTTGCCGGCCAGCTTCAGGCGCAGCCAGTCGTTGCGCACCGACTTCTGCCACAGCGTGTCGAGCTCGGCCTGGTCCTTCGCCCACTCCGCGTCCTCGCGGTCGTAGTACCAGCGTTCGACGGCGTCGAAGGCGAAGATGTCCGTGCCCAGCAGGTCGCGCGCGTACTGCACGCGCTCGGCCACGCGCTGCTTGTAGATCGCGTACATCTCCATCGCCGCCGTCGGATCGCCCTGGCGCACGGCCTCGCCCAGCTTCGGCTCGTGGCGCTGGAAGCGCGCGACGTCGGTCGCATCGAGGAACAGCTTGTTGCCGTCCAGCGCCTCGAGATAGCGGCGGAAGATGTCCTGCGACAGCGAGGCGTCGAGGCCGCGCGGGCGATAGGCGTAGCGGCTGTCCGACAGCAGGCCGTAGACCAGCT
The sequence above is a segment of the Luteimonas sp. MC1750 genome. Coding sequences within it:
- a CDS encoding ABC transporter ATP-binding protein, which codes for MDHPFDAPLARLHHATKRYGQSVALDGVDLELRAGQVLALLGANGAGKTTAISLLLGLAAPDAGEARLSGRDPRELAARQGVGVMLQSGALAPNLKVAEHLDLVRSYYADPLDVATCVEIAGLDGLLGRRYGRLSGGQQRRVQFALAICGRPRVLFLDEPTTGLDIEARQGLWRGLRALVADGTSVLLTTHYLEEAEALADRVVVLAGGRVVAAGSLDEVRARVDQRRIRCVTVLQAAEVARWPGVRSASSEEGRLEVLAGAAEDIVRRLLAADAALSDLDVSRAGLAEAFLEITRDAPLKEAA
- a CDS encoding CIA30 family protein yields the protein MNRIPEVLAASAIAVAIAGAVVWAQPSRPAVPESAATAPVTLPSGGESAAFAISGVRVFDGERVLPNANVIVRDGRIEAVGAGVAIPEGLAVVEGAGRTLLPGFIDAHTHSWGDAQRDALRYGVTAELDMFGDWNRIPALRAQRESLAATALADLWTAGATVTTAGGHGTQFGIAVPTLAPGDDAGDFVAARVAEGSDYIKLIVEDFSTHSAERRLPTITPAQVAAAIAAAQAGERLALVHVASQADALHAVGSGADGLVHVFHDAAASPAFVAAAKQAGTFVTPTLSVIAGFAQDGSGAALADDARLSPWLEAGQRDGLAATFPGAPRPEALDNALRSVAALHAAGVDILAGTDAGNPGTAHGASIHGELALLVRAGLTPGEALAAATSVPARRFGLADRGRIASGLRADLVLVEGDPTADIADTRAIAGIWKNGHAVPRPRVEQAAGAPVISAGALVADFEDGGTGVRFGHGWQVTTDAMAGGHSVATQEAVSGGASSSRGALRVSGEIRPGFAFPWAGSMFHPGAQPMQPVDASARSELVFQVRGDGRTYQAMLFSGASPQAMPAMQSFTAGPEWSEVRIPLSAFAGADLATLRAVAITAGLPEGGFELVIDQVELR
- a CDS encoding sensor histidine kinase: MLQAGVRGKAQGGWRAWFAPAPDSLMAATLRLGRPQWTEWVHLMWTLWVFITPLFAPGGYTLRWLLLTLASYPLFVWLYAMALLQPQRVAPRYALAMVALSVVLLPWYPSGMSYFIFGCVMLRTWRTATLRDYLLVLGALGAGFVALALWIGYPWQALVWLPVVTIIVAMVVHAEHVGQHKDAALRLSHDEVRRLAGLAERERIGRDLHDLLGHTLSLVALKSDLAGRLVERDPAAARREIDAVSHVAREALAQVRSAVSGIRAAGIAAELASAKLLLECEGVSLRHDWDERGLAGDALPAPVENVLALVLREAATNIHRHAHAHRAEVALRPQGDGVVLRISDDGRGGAMAPGNGLAGMRERVEALGGRLTVESVRGRGTVLEAWLPLHGHEVAGTSALDTHGSDKPDAGARA
- a CDS encoding ABC transporter permease; this encodes MNTLAHATPATGRHSLLRARLLEAKYEFLGLLRTPIFALLTLLFPLMFYLLFGVAMNRGGNVGQYLLATYGVFGVMGAALFGFGVTVAMDRDHGLLALKRALPVPPGAYLMSKMAMALLFSAIVSLLLAVTASTLAGVSLAPGQWLGLWLVHVAGALPFCAIGLYIGTLASGSAAPVVVNLVYLPLSFLSGLWLPLSALPDALARLAPVWPSYHHAQLALKVVGMDAGQPVAMHVGVLLVVTIGFFVLAHARLSRRG